Proteins co-encoded in one Ictalurus furcatus strain D&B chromosome 9, Billie_1.0, whole genome shotgun sequence genomic window:
- the slc39a9 gene encoding zinc transporter ZIP9 isoform X2, which produces MDDFSSISLLSLAMLVGCYVAGTIPLAVNFSEEKLKLVTVLGAGLLCGTALAVIIPEGVHALYEEVLEGHHTHGQAEVSAPDQKAAESVVGSSHEHAHSHEELHAFIGVSLVMGFVFMLLVDQIGSSHIHSGDDPEAARAASSKITTTLGLVVHAAADGVALGAAASTSQTSVQLIVFVAIMLHKAPAAFGLVSFLMHAGLERNRIRKHLLVFALAAPVMSMITFLGLSQSSKEALSDVNATGVAMLFSAGTFLYVATVHVLPEVGGMGGHSHSAGGGKGLSKLEVLALVIGCLIPLVLSVGHHH; this is translated from the exons ATGGACGACTTCAGTTCAATAAGCCTGCTTTCTCTGGCCATGTTAGTGGGATGTTATGTTGCAGGAACAATTCCTCTGGCTGTCAACTTTTCAGAG GAAAAGCTGAAGCTGGTGACGGTGTTGGGAGCTGGTCTGCTATGTGGTACTGCCCTGGCTGTTATTATTCCTGAGGGAGTCCATGCACTGTATGAGGAGGTCCTGGAGG GACACCACACTCACGGTCAGGCCGAGGTGTCCGCGCCGGATCAGAAAGCTGCAGAGTCGGTGGTAGGATCGAGTCACGAACATGCGCACAGTCATGAGGAGCTCCATGCCTTCATCGGTGTCTCTCTGGTGATGGGATTTGTCTTCATGTTGCTGGTGGACCAGATTGGCAGCTCGCACATACACAGCGGCGATG ATCCAGAGGCAGCGAGGGCAGCCAGCTCTAAAATCACCACTACGCTTGGTTTGGTTGTCCATGCTGCAG CTGACGGAGTTGCACTTGGAGCAGCAGCTTCTACCTCTCAGACGAGCGTCCAGCTTATTGTATTCGTGGCTATCATGCTTCATAAG GCGCCTGCTGCCTTTGGCCTCGTCTCATTCCTAATGCACGCGGGTTTAGAGAGGAACCGAATCAGAAAGCACCTGCTGGTCTTTGCCTTGGCTGCTCCTGTTATGTCTATGATCACCTTCCTAGGCCTCAGCCAG AGCAGTAAAGAGGCGCTGTCTGATGTCAATGCCACAGGAGTGGCCATGCTGTTCTCGGCCGGCACTTTCCTCTATGTTGCCACGGTGCACGTCCTGCCCGAAGTGGGAGGAATGGGTGGGCACAGCCACTCGGCCGGAGGAGGAAAAGGACTGAGCAAGCTGGAGGTGCTGGCACTCGTCATAGGCTGCCTCATCCCTCTCGTGCTCTCCGTTGGCCACCACCACTAa
- the slc39a9 gene encoding zinc transporter ZIP9 isoform X1 yields the protein MDDFSSISLLSLAMLVGCYVAGTIPLAVNFSEEKLKLVTVLGAGLLCGTALAVIIPEGVHALYEEVLEAGHHTHGQAEVSAPDQKAAESVVGSSHEHAHSHEELHAFIGVSLVMGFVFMLLVDQIGSSHIHSGDDPEAARAASSKITTTLGLVVHAAADGVALGAAASTSQTSVQLIVFVAIMLHKAPAAFGLVSFLMHAGLERNRIRKHLLVFALAAPVMSMITFLGLSQSSKEALSDVNATGVAMLFSAGTFLYVATVHVLPEVGGMGGHSHSAGGGKGLSKLEVLALVIGCLIPLVLSVGHHH from the exons ATGGACGACTTCAGTTCAATAAGCCTGCTTTCTCTGGCCATGTTAGTGGGATGTTATGTTGCAGGAACAATTCCTCTGGCTGTCAACTTTTCAGAG GAAAAGCTGAAGCTGGTGACGGTGTTGGGAGCTGGTCTGCTATGTGGTACTGCCCTGGCTGTTATTATTCCTGAGGGAGTCCATGCACTGTATGAGGAGGTCCTGGAGG CAGGACACCACACTCACGGTCAGGCCGAGGTGTCCGCGCCGGATCAGAAAGCTGCAGAGTCGGTGGTAGGATCGAGTCACGAACATGCGCACAGTCATGAGGAGCTCCATGCCTTCATCGGTGTCTCTCTGGTGATGGGATTTGTCTTCATGTTGCTGGTGGACCAGATTGGCAGCTCGCACATACACAGCGGCGATG ATCCAGAGGCAGCGAGGGCAGCCAGCTCTAAAATCACCACTACGCTTGGTTTGGTTGTCCATGCTGCAG CTGACGGAGTTGCACTTGGAGCAGCAGCTTCTACCTCTCAGACGAGCGTCCAGCTTATTGTATTCGTGGCTATCATGCTTCATAAG GCGCCTGCTGCCTTTGGCCTCGTCTCATTCCTAATGCACGCGGGTTTAGAGAGGAACCGAATCAGAAAGCACCTGCTGGTCTTTGCCTTGGCTGCTCCTGTTATGTCTATGATCACCTTCCTAGGCCTCAGCCAG AGCAGTAAAGAGGCGCTGTCTGATGTCAATGCCACAGGAGTGGCCATGCTGTTCTCGGCCGGCACTTTCCTCTATGTTGCCACGGTGCACGTCCTGCCCGAAGTGGGAGGAATGGGTGGGCACAGCCACTCGGCCGGAGGAGGAAAAGGACTGAGCAAGCTGGAGGTGCTGGCACTCGTCATAGGCTGCCTCATCCCTCTCGTGCTCTCCGTTGGCCACCACCACTAa